Proteins encoded by one window of Sphaerochaeta sp.:
- a CDS encoding carboxylesterase family protein — protein sequence MFWFCFVPFFMFILGGCVTDGMIIRAIARYFTKSSPVVLPDDYDEIRSRVTGWVDQPYGNPKKNEILDVYRPKNTEEKLPLILWVHGGAFITGSKEETVPYMVMLADRGFVTATINYQVAPDDHVYLSSQFDSRLKLVMRRPILVSNQTKLGGKTSHDRLKCYQRAGEKATVVYH from the coding sequence TTGTTTTGGTTTTGCTTTGTTCCGTTTTTTATGTTTATTTTGGGTGGTTGTGTAACCGATGGGATGATCATCAGAGCGATTGCGCGGTATTTTACGAAAAGCAGTCCTGTAGTGCTGCCGGATGATTATGATGAGATCCGTTCTCGTGTAACCGGATGGGTAGATCAACCATATGGAAATCCGAAGAAAAATGAAATACTGGATGTGTACCGGCCAAAGAATACAGAGGAAAAGCTTCCTTTGATTCTTTGGGTACACGGTGGGGCTTTCATCACGGGATCAAAAGAAGAGACCGTGCCATATATGGTAATGTTGGCTGATCGTGGTTTTGTTACCGCGACCATCAATTATCAGGTTGCGCCTGACGATCACGTATACTTAAGTTCGCAATTTGACAGTAGATTGAAATTGGTCATGAGAAGACCCATACTAGTAAGTAACCAAACAAAACTAGGAGGGAAAACATCTCATGACCGACTCAAATGTTACCAAAGAGCTGGAGAAAAAGCTACTGTCGTTTATCACTGA
- the ilvB gene encoding biosynthetic-type acetolactate synthase large subunit — MEITGAQIIIECLVEQGVNTVFGYPGGTVLPLYDALYQNKSRIRHILTAHEQGASHAADGYARSTGKVGVCIATSGPGATNLVTGIATAYMDSVPMVAITGNVPLNLLGRDAFQEVDITGITMPITKHNYIVKDIAELAATIRNAFHIARSGRPGPVLVDVTKDVMTSTFGYERKEPEPIHRYGKRLNPNQFDLALKLLYESKRPMCYIGGGVISSNASEQVRRFLDLLDSPACFSMMGAGAISTKSPRCTGMVGMHGTKVSNITVSGCDLLVSIGARFSDRVIGKASNFAHGAKIIQIDVDSAEFDKNVKTFCHLAGDAGLVLEKLNKELEKKPCSHQPWMETVAGYKKKYPVRQNPDSKRPREILEAVQACLKPEDFVTTEVGQNQLWSAMFLEHEQPRHFLTSGGLGTMGYGTGAAIGTQLANPKSRVFNIAGDGCLRMNSNELTTAVRYQLPIIIVLMDNHALGNVRQWQTLFYQGRYSETTLDTPIDWIGLARAYGAEGFRIGVEDDPKPIIKKALALGKPVILDCQIPLDDKVYPMAAPGTPIENMMGVEVSGE, encoded by the coding sequence ATGGAAATCACCGGTGCCCAAATCATCATCGAGTGCTTGGTAGAGCAGGGAGTGAATACGGTCTTCGGGTATCCCGGAGGTACCGTACTCCCTCTGTATGATGCATTATACCAAAATAAGAGCCGAATACGGCATATTCTTACTGCGCATGAACAAGGAGCAAGCCACGCGGCGGATGGATATGCACGGTCTACCGGCAAGGTTGGTGTCTGCATCGCCACCAGTGGTCCTGGCGCCACCAATCTGGTGACGGGAATCGCTACTGCGTACATGGACAGCGTCCCGATGGTTGCCATCACGGGAAACGTTCCGCTCAATCTGCTTGGGCGTGACGCATTCCAGGAGGTGGATATCACCGGGATCACCATGCCGATCACCAAGCATAATTATATCGTCAAGGACATCGCGGAACTGGCTGCTACGATACGGAACGCGTTTCATATCGCTCGTTCTGGTCGTCCCGGCCCTGTGTTGGTGGATGTCACAAAAGATGTGATGACATCGACGTTCGGGTATGAGCGGAAGGAACCGGAACCCATCCATCGGTATGGAAAACGGTTGAACCCCAACCAGTTCGATCTTGCATTGAAGTTGCTGTATGAGTCCAAACGTCCGATGTGCTACATCGGAGGTGGGGTGATCAGCAGCAACGCGTCTGAGCAGGTCAGACGTTTTCTGGACCTGTTGGATAGTCCGGCGTGTTTCTCCATGATGGGAGCGGGCGCGATTTCGACAAAAAGCCCGCGTTGCACGGGGATGGTCGGAATGCATGGCACCAAGGTTTCCAATATTACGGTTTCCGGATGTGATCTTTTGGTGTCCATCGGCGCTCGTTTTTCCGATCGTGTCATCGGGAAGGCTTCAAATTTCGCCCATGGAGCGAAGATCATCCAGATCGATGTGGATTCCGCTGAGTTTGACAAGAATGTGAAGACGTTCTGCCATTTGGCCGGGGATGCCGGGTTGGTTTTGGAAAAGCTCAATAAGGAGCTAGAGAAGAAACCTTGCAGTCATCAGCCATGGATGGAAACGGTCGCGGGATACAAGAAAAAGTATCCAGTACGACAAAATCCCGACTCAAAGCGGCCCAGGGAGATTCTCGAGGCGGTTCAGGCGTGTCTGAAACCTGAGGACTTCGTCACGACGGAGGTAGGGCAGAACCAACTGTGGTCCGCGATGTTCCTGGAGCATGAACAGCCTCGGCACTTCCTGACCAGTGGTGGGTTGGGAACGATGGGATATGGGACGGGCGCCGCGATCGGTACGCAATTGGCGAATCCCAAAAGCAGGGTGTTCAATATCGCCGGTGATGGTTGCTTGCGGATGAACAGTAATGAGCTAACTACCGCCGTCAGATACCAGCTTCCCATCATCATTGTGTTGATGGATAACCACGCGCTGGGGAATGTTCGGCAATGGCAGACGTTGTTCTATCAGGGGCGGTACAGTGAGACGACGCTTGATACGCCGATCGACTGGATTGGTTTGGCTCGCGCGTATGGCGCGGAAGGATTCCGTATCGGGGTTGAGGATGATCCCAAGCCTATCATCAAGAAAGCGTTGGCACTGGGCAAACCGGTGATTTTGGATTGCCAGATTCCGTTGGATGACAAGGTGTATCCGATGGCTGCCCCAGGAACACCGATCGAGAACATGATGGGCGTGGAGGTTTCTGGAGAGTAA
- the ilvD gene encoding dihydroxy-acid dehydratase: MEELRSHIVTQGVQRAPHRSLMKALGWTEEELAMPMIGIVDSTNEIIPGHVGLRRIVDAVKAGVREAGGNPVAIPTIGVCDGIAMGHTGMKYSLCSRELIADSIEIMAKAHPFDALVFVPNCDKIVPGMLMAALRLNIPCVFVSGGPMLAGHVPGGDKRGMSLSTMFEAVGKYTAGTLDEAGVRAWEDACCPTCGSCSGMYTANSMNCLCEAVGIALPGNGTIPAVYSARERLAKKAGYAVMDVLKRNVRPRDIMTEKAFHNALTVDMALGCSTNTMLHLPAIAHEAGIKLDIFMANEISSHTPNLCHLAPAGKDHMEDLNMAGGVMAVMKELDKGHLLYTDAQTVSGKTIGEQYADAKNYDTEVIRPFDNPYSVTGGIAVLRGNLAPDGAVVKRAAVAPEMLRHQGPARVFESEEEVTKAILGKQIHPNDVVVIRYEGPKGGPGMREMLAPTSEIAGMGLDKCVALITDGRFSGATRGASIGHVSPEAAEGGPIAFVQEGDQILIDITEGKLELLVDEKTLAERKKNWKKKPCPITTGYLARYAKLVTSASTGAVFKE, translated from the coding sequence ATGGAAGAATTACGTTCACATATCGTCACCCAGGGGGTGCAGCGCGCTCCCCATCGTTCATTGATGAAGGCCCTCGGCTGGACGGAGGAAGAGCTTGCCATGCCGATGATCGGCATTGTTGATTCCACCAATGAGATCATTCCCGGTCATGTGGGGCTTCGCAGAATCGTGGACGCGGTGAAAGCCGGCGTCCGGGAAGCGGGTGGAAATCCGGTGGCCATCCCGACCATCGGTGTGTGTGATGGCATCGCCATGGGGCATACCGGCATGAAATACTCCCTCTGTTCCCGTGAGTTGATCGCCGACAGCATCGAGATCATGGCAAAGGCCCATCCGTTTGACGCCTTGGTGTTTGTCCCGAACTGCGACAAGATCGTCCCTGGCATGTTGATGGCTGCCCTTCGGCTGAACATCCCCTGTGTCTTTGTTTCCGGTGGCCCGATGCTTGCCGGCCATGTTCCTGGTGGGGACAAGCGTGGCATGAGTCTCTCGACGATGTTCGAGGCGGTGGGCAAGTATACCGCCGGAACATTGGATGAGGCAGGGGTGCGCGCCTGGGAGGATGCCTGCTGTCCGACTTGTGGTTCCTGCAGCGGCATGTACACGGCGAACAGCATGAACTGCTTGTGCGAGGCCGTCGGAATCGCGCTTCCCGGAAACGGGACGATTCCCGCCGTGTATTCCGCTCGTGAGCGGCTTGCGAAAAAAGCCGGGTACGCCGTGATGGATGTCCTGAAGCGGAATGTACGCCCTCGGGACATCATGACGGAAAAGGCGTTCCACAACGCTTTGACGGTGGATATGGCGCTGGGGTGCTCCACCAACACCATGTTGCACCTGCCTGCCATCGCCCATGAAGCCGGCATCAAGCTGGACATCTTCATGGCCAATGAGATTTCCAGCCATACGCCGAACCTCTGCCATCTGGCCCCCGCGGGAAAAGACCATATGGAGGATCTGAACATGGCTGGCGGAGTCATGGCGGTGATGAAGGAGCTGGACAAAGGGCATCTGTTGTACACGGACGCCCAGACCGTATCCGGGAAAACCATTGGAGAGCAGTATGCGGACGCGAAGAACTATGACACCGAAGTCATCAGACCATTCGACAACCCATACAGCGTCACCGGTGGCATCGCTGTCCTTCGTGGCAATCTCGCACCGGATGGAGCAGTGGTCAAACGTGCCGCCGTCGCCCCGGAGATGCTGCGCCACCAAGGGCCCGCGCGGGTGTTTGAGAGTGAGGAAGAGGTCACCAAGGCGATCCTTGGCAAACAAATTCATCCCAATGACGTGGTGGTCATCCGCTATGAAGGACCCAAAGGTGGTCCTGGAATGCGGGAGATGCTCGCACCGACCAGTGAGATTGCCGGCATGGGGCTGGACAAATGCGTCGCGTTGATCACCGACGGTCGGTTCAGCGGAGCGACCCGTGGCGCGTCCATCGGACATGTCAGTCCGGAAGCGGCCGAGGGTGGCCCGATCGCGTTCGTCCAGGAAGGGGACCAGATCCTGATCGACATCACGGAAGGGAAACTGGAATTGCTTGTCGATGAGAAGACGCTTGCCGAACGGAAGAAGAATTGGAAGAAGAAGCCGTGTCCGATCACCACCGGCTATCTGGCGCGGTACGCCAAACTGGTGACCAGCGCTTCGACTGGAGCAGTGTTCAAGGAGTAA
- the leuB gene encoding 3-isopropylmalate dehydrogenase, with amino-acid sequence MKKVIALVPGDGIGPDVVGEAVKVLHAVGKAYGHEFVCESYLLGGCSIDRYGVPMTDETLAACKASDSVLLGAVGGPKWDHVDPSIRPEKALLGLRKGLGLFCNLRPAMMYPQLRHASPLKDEIIGDGLDVMVVRELTGGIYFGKRGTTEDGAFDTMEYHRYEIERIVRKGFEIAMKRQKRLTSVDKANILASSQLWRSIVENIAPEYPEVAVNHLYVDNASMQLVRNPKQFDVIVTCNMFGDILSDEASQITGSIGMLPSASLGEGSRGMYEPIHGSAPDIAGKNIANPLATILSVAMMLRYSFGLEQEAAAIERAVGETLDAGYRTSDIYTDGMQKVGTKEMGDQVARRI; translated from the coding sequence ATGAAAAAAGTCATCGCCCTGGTGCCGGGAGACGGCATTGGTCCGGATGTGGTTGGGGAAGCGGTAAAAGTACTGCATGCCGTCGGGAAAGCCTACGGCCATGAGTTTGTCTGTGAATCCTACCTGTTGGGAGGTTGCTCCATCGATCGGTACGGCGTGCCGATGACCGATGAGACGCTTGCCGCGTGCAAAGCCAGCGACAGTGTCTTGCTCGGCGCGGTGGGCGGCCCCAAATGGGATCATGTCGATCCTTCCATCCGTCCGGAAAAAGCGTTGCTCGGACTGCGCAAAGGTCTTGGATTGTTCTGCAATCTGCGCCCGGCGATGATGTATCCCCAATTACGGCACGCATCTCCCTTGAAGGATGAGATCATCGGGGACGGTCTGGATGTGATGGTGGTACGGGAGCTGACCGGGGGCATTTACTTCGGAAAGCGTGGTACGACGGAAGATGGCGCGTTCGACACGATGGAATACCATCGCTATGAGATCGAGCGGATCGTCCGCAAGGGATTCGAGATCGCCATGAAGCGCCAGAAACGGCTCACGTCGGTGGACAAGGCGAACATCCTTGCTTCCAGCCAGCTGTGGCGCTCCATCGTGGAGAACATCGCGCCGGAGTATCCCGAGGTGGCGGTGAACCATCTGTACGTGGATAATGCCTCAATGCAGTTAGTCCGCAATCCCAAGCAGTTTGACGTGATCGTCACGTGCAACATGTTCGGAGACATTCTCTCCGACGAGGCAAGCCAGATCACCGGTTCCATCGGAATGTTGCCGTCCGCTTCCCTGGGGGAAGGTTCCCGTGGAATGTATGAGCCGATCCATGGATCCGCCCCTGACATCGCGGGCAAGAACATCGCCAATCCCCTTGCCACGATTCTGTCCGTGGCAATGATGCTGCGCTATTCGTTCGGTCTGGAGCAGGAAGCGGCCGCCATCGAGCGCGCCGTGGGAGAGACCTTGGACGCTGGTTACCGTACCAGTGATATCTACACCGACGGAATGCAAAAGGTCGGTACAAAGGAAATGGGCGATCAGGTCGCCCGGAGGATTTGA
- the leuD gene encoding 3-isopropylmalate dehydratase small subunit has product MKARGNVFRYGDNVDTDVIIPARYLNTSDPKELASHCMEDLDKTFIRRVKPGDIIVADKNFGCGSSREHAPIAIKESGVSCVIARTFARIFYRNSLNIGLPILECPEAVDGIKDGDVVQVDFSTGTITDETTGKSYSAEPFPPFMQDLIAAGGLAGYMRKEAGK; this is encoded by the coding sequence ATGAAAGCAAGAGGAAATGTATTCCGCTACGGAGACAACGTCGATACGGACGTGATCATCCCTGCGCGGTATCTGAATACCAGCGATCCCAAGGAACTGGCCTCCCACTGTATGGAAGACCTGGACAAGACGTTCATCCGGCGGGTGAAACCGGGAGACATCATCGTGGCGGACAAGAACTTCGGATGTGGTTCCAGCAGGGAGCACGCCCCGATCGCCATCAAGGAAAGCGGAGTCTCCTGCGTCATCGCGCGGACGTTCGCCCGGATTTTCTACCGCAACAGCCTGAACATCGGGCTTCCCATCCTGGAGTGCCCGGAAGCGGTGGATGGCATCAAGGACGGTGATGTCGTCCAGGTGGACTTTTCCACCGGGACGATCACCGATGAAACGACGGGGAAAAGCTACTCAGCTGAGCCGTTCCCCCCGTTCATGCAGGATCTGATCGCTGCCGGCGGACTGGCCGGTTACATGCGCAAGGAGGCAGGGAAATGA
- the leuC gene encoding 3-isopropylmalate dehydratase large subunit: MGMTMTQKILAHHAGLDGVHAGQLVMANLDLVLGNDITSPVAIREFPKFGKEKVFDKDRVALVPDHFTPNKDIKAAEQCKCLRQFAADQQISHYYEVGRVGIEHALLPEQGLVTAGDLIIGADSHTCTYGAVGAFSTGVGSTDMACGMSWGKDWFKVPAALKFNLHGKMGKYVSGKDLILHIIGMIGVDGALYESMEFAGDGVANLTMDDRFTVCNMAIEAGAKNGIFPVDEQTIAYLEAHGAKKPVVYTADPDAVYVKTYDIDLSQLKSTVAFPHLPENTHTFDDMPRVKIDQVVIGSCTNGRLSDLEAAAHLLKGHKVADGVRCIVIPATQKIWQDAMHEGLFDIFVDAGCAVSTPTCGPCLGGHMGILAEGERAVSTTNRNFVGRMGHVKSEVYLASPAVAAASAVTGYLTDPTTIEEKA, encoded by the coding sequence ATGGGAATGACAATGACACAGAAGATTCTCGCCCATCACGCGGGACTGGATGGCGTACATGCGGGACAGCTGGTGATGGCGAACCTGGATCTTGTGCTGGGAAATGACATCACCAGTCCTGTAGCTATCCGTGAGTTCCCCAAGTTCGGCAAGGAGAAGGTGTTTGACAAGGACCGCGTCGCGCTGGTCCCCGACCACTTCACGCCGAACAAGGACATCAAGGCTGCGGAACAGTGCAAATGCCTCAGGCAGTTTGCCGCTGACCAGCAAATCTCCCATTACTACGAAGTGGGACGGGTGGGGATCGAGCATGCCTTGCTGCCGGAACAGGGGTTGGTCACCGCCGGGGATCTGATCATCGGCGCGGACAGCCACACCTGCACGTATGGCGCGGTGGGGGCGTTCTCCACCGGCGTCGGATCGACGGACATGGCCTGTGGCATGAGCTGGGGGAAGGATTGGTTCAAGGTGCCGGCGGCGCTGAAGTTCAACCTGCATGGAAAAATGGGCAAGTATGTGTCCGGCAAGGATCTGATCCTCCACATCATCGGAATGATCGGGGTGGACGGCGCGCTGTACGAGTCGATGGAGTTCGCCGGTGACGGTGTTGCCAACCTGACGATGGATGACCGCTTCACCGTCTGCAACATGGCCATCGAGGCCGGCGCGAAGAACGGAATCTTTCCGGTCGATGAACAGACCATCGCCTATTTGGAGGCTCATGGGGCGAAGAAACCGGTTGTTTACACCGCCGATCCTGACGCGGTGTACGTGAAGACGTACGACATTGACCTGTCCCAACTGAAGAGCACCGTGGCGTTCCCCCATCTGCCGGAAAACACCCACACGTTCGATGACATGCCACGGGTGAAGATTGACCAGGTGGTCATTGGTTCCTGCACCAACGGAAGGCTTTCCGACCTGGAAGCCGCCGCCCACCTCCTGAAAGGCCACAAGGTTGCTGATGGAGTGCGGTGCATCGTGATCCCCGCCACGCAGAAGATTTGGCAGGACGCCATGCATGAGGGGCTGTTCGATATTTTCGTCGACGCCGGATGCGCCGTCTCGACGCCCACTTGTGGACCGTGTCTCGGCGGTCACATGGGGATTCTCGCCGAAGGAGAACGGGCGGTGAGCACCACCAACAGGAATTTCGTCGGCCGCATGGGGCATGTGAAGAGTGAGGTGTACCTCGCCAGTCCCGCCGTCGCGGCGGCATCCGCGGTGACCGGTTACCTGACCGATCCCACGACCATTGAGGAGAAAGCGTGA